One window of the Zea mays cultivar B73 chromosome 3, Zm-B73-REFERENCE-NAM-5.0, whole genome shotgun sequence genome contains the following:
- the LOC103651534 gene encoding protein ALTERED PHOSPHATE STARVATION RESPONSE 1 produces MGCSNSKVDNEEPVRRSKDRRQLMKQLVRRRPELAAVHIAYLHALRNTGATLRQFVELESALSQQPPVDLVVPPSPTPQPPPPPPPELSVTSSLPPSPCPPPPVPFSPVTTIRKMEKRDGELPPPPPPLVLSPIRLRKMEDEFHGGDFTDDDDTDSCSTPLPPPLPPGIDWEDLDPYNVCPLSFPSPFADRNDKEVASHVTMDNDPEVDTEFYGEEDESMLGNNDVIVDRVHVNPAKGRALGDGNSSTVSWVTKDSDSMAVPWRSKKSLVEIVKEIDEYFLKAAASGNDVVIFLDSAGGRPDALEVEAKKGAGKNSKPAKVFSTLSWSWSFKSQQASREASVLNSSASGYGYHGKTLEKLYDEEQKLYKLIKDEEFARLQYKKHVSVLQKLESGGHDRLHAERLRDSIEELQTRIISLEEAVSLACFSISNLRDEELYPQIIELSAGLVHMWKNMHECHQVQNHIAQQVSLLGNRPGSEPTSDTHRQATSQLEIEVSGWHTAFCNLITSQREYVSILSQWIGLTDCLPDDGGLMRSSSGILSLSEELQRALDRLPEKVAAEAIKTFMSVIHSIVVQQSEERQLKKKSDNMDSKFQTQLEKHSENTMQNSAQPPNKNNYSASKNGTKLDAFIKQVEEEKARYLTSVRVSRAMTLNSLQTSLRNVFHALEGFSGVCVQAFEGISRCSEVAVIHSGAASPAISS; encoded by the exons ATGGGTTGCTCCAACTCTAAAGTGGACAATGAGGAGCCTGTGAGGCGCTCCAAGGACAGGAGGCAGCTCATGAAGCAGCTGGTGCGCCGCCGCCCTGAGCTTGCAGCTGTGCACATTGCGTACCTGCACGCCCTCCGTAACACAGGAGCCACTCTCCGGCAATTTGTGGAGCTGGAGTCTGCATTGTCACAGCAGCCTCCCGTAGACCTTGTGGTGCCGCCCTCGCCTACTCCacagcctcctcctcctcctcctcctgaaCTCTCGGTGACATCCTCATTGCCACCCTCGCCATGCCCCCCGCCGCCTGTCCCTTTTAGTCCAGTAACAACCATAAGAAAGATGGAGAAGAGGGATGGTgagctcccaccaccaccaccacctctgGTTTTGAGTCCGATAAGATTAAGGAAGATGGAGGATGAGTTCCATGGGGGTGATTTTACTGATGATGACGACACTGACAGCTGCTCGACTCCTCTACCACCACCCCTGCCACCCGGCATAGATTGGGAGGACTTGGATCCCTACAATGTGTGCCCCTTGAGTTTCCCATCTCCATTTGCTGATAGGAATGATAAAGAAGTGGCCTCGCATGTGACCATGGACAATGATCCTGAAGTAGACACAGAATTTTATGGAGAGGAGGATGAAAGCATGCTTGGCAATAATGATGTCATTGTGGATAGGGTCCATGTGAATCCAGCCAAGGGTAGGGCTCTGGGTGATGGCAACTCTTCAACGGTGAGCTGGGTGACAAAGGATTCAGACTCTATGGCGGTGCCTTGGAGGAGTAAGAAGTCGCTTGTAGAGATTGTTAAGGAGATTGATGAGTACTTCTTGAAAGCAGCAGCAAGTGGGAATGACGTTGTGATTTTTTTGGACTCTGCTGGTGGACGGCCTGATGCCTTAGAGGTAGAGGCAAAGAAAG GTGCAGGAAAAAATTCTAAACCTGCGAAGGTTTTCTCCACGCTTTCTTGGAGCTGGTCTTTTAAATCTCAGCAGGCTAGCAGAGAAGCCTCAGTTCTGAATTCTAGTGCTTCTGGATATGGTTACCATGGCAAGACACTGGAGAAGCTTTATGACGAGGAACAAAAACTCTACAAGTTAATCAAG GATGAAGAATTTGCAAGGCTCCAGTATAAGAAACATGTCTCAGTGCTACAAAAGCTGGAATCAGGAGGGCATGATAGACTGCATGCCGAAAGACTTCGGGATTCTATTGAAGAACTGCAAACTCGGATAATCTCATTGGAAGAAGCTGTGAGTTTGGCATGTTTTTCCATATCAAATCTCAGAGACGAGGAATTATATCCTCAGATCATTGAATTATCTGCAGG GCTTGTGCATATGTGGAAAAACATGCACGAGTGCCATCAGGTCCAGAACCATATTGCCCAGCAAGTTAGTCTCCTTGGCAACAGACCTGGGAGTGAACCAACAAGTGACACTCATCGCCAGGCAACATCTCAGCTGGAAATTGAGGTGTCTGGATGGCACACTGCCTTCTGCAATCTTATCACATCGCAGCGTGAATACGTTAGCATCCTTAGCCAATGGATTGGTCTCACAGACTGCCTTCCGGATGATGGTGGCTTAATGAGAAGTTCATCTGGAATCCTTAGCCTCTCTGAGGAACTCCAGCGTGCTCTTGACAGGCTACCAGAGAAG GTAGCAGCTGAAGCGATAAAGACCTTTATGTCAGTCATACACTCTATAGTTGTACAGCAAAGTGAAGAGCGCCAACTAAAGAAGAAGTCAGATAACATGGATAGCAAGTTCCAGACCCAGTTAGAGAAACACAGTGAAAATACAATGCAAAACTCGGCCCAGCCTCCAAATAAGAATAACTATTCAGCATCAAAGAATGGAACGAAACTGGATGCATTTATAAAGCAGGTCGAGGAGGAGAAAGCCAGATACCTAACCTCTGTGAGGGTAAGCCGAGCCATGACACTGAACAGTCTGCAGACAAGCCTTCGAAATGTGTTCCATGCTCTGGAGGGATTCTCAGGAGTGTGCGTACAGGCATTTGAAGGTATCAGCAGATGCAGTGAAGTTGCTGTTATTCACTCGGGAGCAGCTTCACCTGCTATTTCCTCGTGA